gaaTATTGCATTCCACCGGTTCAAGTCGTTCACACGCTTATCCGATTCAATAGCTCAACTAGACCAGTGACACAACCGATCCGATCAAGCTTTAGAAACATTAataacattgatttttttttttcatttatttccatATGTATAGATACATCTTTTCTTTCAATATGATAGATACCACAACTCTTATGCTTCGTACCAAGCAGCAGGCTTGTCGAATTTTATTCCACGCCATACACAACAATGGGTGACCTCACCTGATGTACACCGTTATCCCACACCAAAGAAGTAGAGACTATGTCTTCAACTATCTGTCCTTCAACCTTCAACACAAAGGATTGCTTCTGCCCGATGGATGTGAATGATAAAATGTTTGGTTTCACTTTGATTCTGAGTCCTTTTGGGGCACCAATAATAGTTGCTTTATATGTGGACACGGCTAATCCAACATTTGTGACACTCCTGTTGAACGTGCCAACAATAGATTCTTTGTTGAAGGTGGAAAGAGCAAAGGAAGGATAATTTAGATTCCAAACGGTTCCATTTGTAGCTTTAGAACAGACACTATGATCCCCGGTGACTTGCCGCAGAGCCTTAGCAGTATAGCCTTGCCCACACAAAAAATTTACGAAGTCAATCTCATTGGCATCGTACACTAGACCAGGGTGTACAGCCTTTATAGGATCAATATTGCCTGCACCATATGCAAATTCGActtgtggattttttttagcGCTCATGGGAGTAGCTGGATACAAAACACACAAAGGACTTAGATCCATTATTATCACCTCTTTCATAATTTGAAAGGTCGGGAATAAAATTTGGCATTACCAGTGGTCATAAGAGCAGACTTAATAGCGGCAGGAGACCAGGTGGGGTGAAATGACTTGATGTAGGCAGCTGCCCCAGTAGCATGTGGGCAAGCCATTGACGTGCCGGTTATTATATTGTACTGCGCTACTCGATTATCACCTTTTACATCAGAGATGGGAGAAATTGGTGACCAGGCAGCCACAATGTGTACACCTGGGGATGTTAGATCTGGCTGCATGCAGTAAGATCACAAAGTCATCATGAATGTCAAGCTTTTGGAAAGTCTTTATCAACTATTCTCAACATAGATTAAGAAAAACATCCATGCTTTCTCAAATGGGAGATGAAAATGTTGAATTGGGTTTACATGATACAGAGATGAAAATGCCGTGGAATAAGTGAGAAGAAAATCATGAATAATCGCATAAGTTACCTTGAGAAGGTCGTGTGTAATTGGGTTTGGACCCCTTGATGAGAAGGGGGGTACATATGGGGCCAATGTGTCATTAACCTCAGTACTCTTCAATATCGATGCAGTTGGGTCACTGTTTAAATGTAGTAAGACTAAGACTGAGAATATATATATGCCGTACAAATCCTAAACCATATCACTTACATAATTTACAATCATAtccaaataaaagtaaaaagatGTGTTAAATGATACCTTGTTGAATTGATGTAGTGGGCAATTCTTCTACCATCTCCTACACTAAGGCGAGCTGCAGGCAAGGGAAAACTGCTGCTGAAACCTTTGGGGAGTTTATCCACCATCAAAGTCCCAATGGCACCTGCCAAGAATGCAGCTTTCCCACTACCCTTGCCATCGCAAAAGACAATTTTACCCTTCACTAAATTTGGGTTCaatgattttattttgcaaaaccTGCATTTCAGTAACAAAAGTCTTGTAAACTATCACACATGCTTTAAAATTCAGGATTTCTAACTgctttcattttccattaattatttttctttctataataATAAGCACCTGGATGTGTTCCCTCTAAAACCTCCTCTAGTATTCGGGGCATCCCCGCCATAAATCAAAG
This DNA window, taken from Vitis riparia cultivar Riparia Gloire de Montpellier isolate 1030 chromosome 13, EGFV_Vit.rip_1.0, whole genome shotgun sequence, encodes the following:
- the LOC117928026 gene encoding cucumisin-like isoform X2, giving the protein MYTCPSTTKRIAYHHLMARQKNSSLWFLLLILICSLLSTHSTAAASEDDVRKEYIVYMGAKPAGDFSASASHTNMLQQVFGSRASTSLVRSYKKSFNGFVAKLTEEEMQQMKGMDGVVSIFPNEKKQLHTTRSWDFVGFPQQVKRTSFESDIIIGMLDTGIWPESDSFDDEGFGPPPRKWKGTCHGFSNFTCNNKIIGAKYYRSDGEFGREDLRSPRDSLGHGTHTASTAAGGLVSMASLMGFGLGTARGGVPSARIAVYKICWSDGCHGADVLAAFDDAIADGVDIISISAGSSTPSNYFEDPIAIGAFHAMKNGILTSTSAGNEGPRFISITNFSPWSLSVAASTIDRKFFTKVKLGDNKVYKGFSINTFELNDMYPLIYGGDAPNTRGGFRGNTSRFCKIKSLNPNLVKGKIVFCDGKGSGKAAFLAGAIGTLMVDKLPKGFSSSFPLPAARLSVGDGRRIAHYINSTSDPTASILKSTEVNDTLAPYVPPFSSRGPNPITHDLLKPDLTSPGVHIVAAWSPISPISDVKGDNRVAQYNIITGTSMACPHATGAAAYIKSFHPTWSPAAIKSALMTTATPMSAKKNPQVEFAYGAGNIDPIKAVHPGLVYDANEIDFVNFLCGQGYTAKALRQVTGDHSVCSKATNGTVWNLNYPSFALSTFNKESIVGTFNRSVTNVGLAVSTYKATIIGAPKGLRIKVKPNILSFTSIGQKQSFVLKVEGQIVEDIVSTSLVWDNGVHQVRSPIVVYGVE
- the LOC117928026 gene encoding cucumisin-like isoform X3 — translated: MDGVVSIFPNEKKQLHTTRSWDFVGFPQQVKRTSFESDIIIGMLDTGIWPESDSFDDEGFGPPPRKWKGTCHGFSNFTCNNKIIGAKYYRSDGEFGREDLRSPRDSLGHGTHTASTAAGGLVSMASLMGFGLGTARGGVPSARIAVYKICWSDGCHGADVLAAFDDAIADGVDIISISAGSSTPSNYFEDPIAIGAFHAMKNGILTSTSAGNEGPRFISITNFSPWSLSVAASTIDRKFFTKVKLGDNKVYKGFSINTFELNDMYPLIYGGDAPNTRGGFRGNTSRFCKIKSLNPNLVKGKIVFCDGKGSGKAAFLAGAIGTLMVDKLPKGFSSSFPLPAARLSVGDGRRIAHYINSTSDPTASILKSTEVNDTLAPYVPPFSSRGPNPITHDLLKPDLTSPGVHIVAAWSPISPISDVKGDNRVAQYNIITGTSMACPHATGAAAYIKSFHPTWSPAAIKSALMTTATPMSAKKNPQVEFAYGAGNIDPIKAVHPGLVYDANEIDFVNFLCGQGYTAKALRQVTGDHSVCSKATNGTVWNLNYPSFALSTFNKESIVGTFNRSVTNVGLAVSTYKATIIGAPKGLRIKVKPNILSFTSIGQKQSFVLKVEGQIVEDIVSTSLVWDNGVHQVRSPIVVYGVE